In Alcaligenes faecalis, the sequence TATCCAGGGAAGCAATGCGAAGGAACTTTTCGATGATATCCGACAGCAAGTGGCACTGGGGCGAATTGCTCCGGGCCAGATTTTGCCGCCGGTACGCGAATTGGCTCAAACACTGGGCTTGAACCGGAATACGGTTGCCCTGGCATACAAGCGCCTGGTCTCCGCCGGGGTGGCCGATGCACAAGGCCGTCGCGGGACACGGATTCGTGAAGCAATCCGGGAGCTGGCGCGGGAAGGGCATGGTGCCAGCTCGGCCTTGCAGGATCTGGCCAGCGGTAATCCGGCGCTGGGCTATTTGCCGGCTCCTACTCAATTGACAGCCGGGGTGCGTGGCCAAACCCAGGCTTTGTATGGTGCCGACCCCTTGGTGCCTGAATTGCGTGCCGTATGTCAGCAGGTGTTCCATAAAGACACGCCCTCAGAAACCGATTACCACGTCAGCTACGGTGCGGTCGATGCGATCGAGCGTTTGCTGCAAGCCTTTTTGCTGGCGGGCGATAAGGTCGGGATTGAAGACCCAGGTTACCTGAATAGCATTAATTCCGTGCACACGCTGGGCTACAAGCCAGTAGGCATTGCGGTTGATAGCGAAGGGATTGTGCCGGCCTCGCTGGAAGCGGCTTTGGAAGATGGTCTGCGCGCCCTGATTCTGACTCCACGTGCGCATAACCCTACGGGATGTTCCCTAAGCCGTGCCCGCGCCAAGCAGATCGAGCAAATCCTGAAGCAGTATCCCGAATTGCTGTTGATGATTGACGATCACTTCTGGATGCTGGCCAGCAGTCCTTACCGAAACGTGATTCCTGCCGATCATTTGCGTTGGGCCTTGATCCGTTCGGTGTCCAAAGGCTTGGGCCCGGATTTGCGTGTTGCCCTGGTGGCTTCAGACCTGCAAACCAGCGAACGCTTGTCGCAGCGTCTGGCTTCGGGAGCTCAATGGGTCAGCCATCTGTTGCAGCAAATGGTGGTGCACGGGCTGACGGATGCCGACATCAAGGCGCAGACTCGTGTTGCACAAGCTGCTTATGTACAGGCTCGTGCCGATCTGATGCAAGCCCTGAAAAAGCAGAGCATTCCTTTTTGGGATAGCGAGGAAGGCTTCAATCTGTGGATTCCGCTGGATCGGGAAGCCGAGCCGGTATTGGCAGGATTGGCTGCACGTGGCTGGCTGGTTCGATCCGGACAAGTCTTTGGGGTGAGCAATCCCGCTCAAGGCTTGCGTGTCAGCTTTGCGAATCTGGATGCCAAAGACGCCCAGCGCTTTGCAACCGATTTGGCTCAAGTTCTGCAAGAACGCTATTAGTCACTATCTTGCTGCTTCTAGCGGAGTAGCAAGATAGTGAACTCTCTTATGCGCCCATCCAGATTGTTAAAAGGGGCGCTATTTTTATGGGCGCAAGGTTCTTATTTGGCGGGGCGATTGCTGATCCACTGCACTGCCAGCACACTACCCATCACCAAAATGATGCCCAGCAGGCTGGAGCCTGTCATGGCTTGCCCCAAAATCAGCCAACCCAGAATCACGGCGGTCAAAGGGCTAAGCAGACCCAGCGAGGACACGGCCACAGACGGCAGAACAGCAATCCCGCGGAACCACAGGGTATAGGCCAGCAGTGCACCGACCAGACACAGGTAAAGATAGCCGCCGATTTGCACGCCGCTCAAGGAACTGTCCAACGGCGGGTCCAGCCACAAGGCCAGAGGGGCCAGCATCAGGCCACCCAGCATCAATTGCCAGGCCGTAAAGGCCAGAATCGGCATGCCGCTACGCCAGCGATGTGACAAGTACGTGCCCATAGCCATGCACAACGCCCCGACAATCGCCGCGACCATGCCCCAGGTATCCCATTGGCTCTCTGGTGATAACAGCAAAATGCCCATGCCGACAATGCCGATCATGCAAGCGACTAAAGCCATGGTGACCGGGCGTTTGCCTTCCAAAGCCCAGGCCAGGGCAATCACCACCAAGGGTTGAGCTGCACCTACAACAGCCGCCAAGCCACCTGGCAGGCGGTAGGCGGCCACGAATAGCAGCGCCTGAAAGGCACCGATATTCAAGGCTGCCAGAATTAGGGTACGACCCCAGTCGCCTCGGGCAGGCATGCGTCGGCTCCACAAGAGCAGCATCACCCCAGCGGGAAAACAGCGCAAAAAGGCCGCGATAAAAGGGCGGTCGGGCGGCAGGATTTCTGTGGTCACAATGTAGGTGGAACCCCAGATGGCGGGGCCCAGGGCGGTCAAGGCCGTCACCAGCCAAAGAGAAAGTCGGTTCATGATGAAAGTATCTTGATATCGAGATAAATGCCAGTGTAGGGTTGAATTATCTTAATATCAAGATAAATATCGAAATCGAGAAATCATGAGCGAAAAACACGACGCGGTAGACCTGATCATCAATCAGTGGCGCGAACAACGGCCAGACTTGCAGAACCTGGACGCCATGGCCTTGCTGGGCCGCATGACGCGCTGCTTCCAGCTGGTCCAAAAGCAAATGAGCGAGAACTTCAGGCGTCATGGCCTGCAGTTGGGCGAGTTTGATGTGCTGGCCAGCCTGCGCCGTTCCGGCCCGCCGTACACCTTGGCACCCACCGCTTTGTTTTCCACCTTGATGGTCAGCTCCGGCACCATGACGCATCGTTTACAGGGTCTGGAAAAGCAGGGCTTGATCGAGCGCATTGCCGACCCGGAAGATGCCCGCCGTATTCTGGTGCGCTTGAGTCCTGCAGGTTTGGCCTGTGTGGATGCGGTTGTGGTGGACCATTTGGCCAATGAAGAAAATTTGCTGGAAGGTCTGGATGCCACGCAGCGGCAAAGTCTGGATACCTTGTTGCGCGACTGGATGCGCTTGTTGGAGTCGCGCCCGGCTTGAAGGAATGCTAAAGTAGCTGGATATATACACAGCCTACTTATGACTCCGCCAGAGCTTCCTCCTTTTTACTATCTGCATAATTTCCATCAGGTTTTGCAGTGGGTACAGCACGCCAGTTCCGACCTGCTGGAGCCTGAACACGTCCAGTGCGGCCATCGTTTTGTGCATGCGTCCCAGCCTGCGCAAGCCCTGTTGGTGCGTTTGCTGATGCGTAAAGGCCCGGTGTTCCGTATCGACAAGCTGCGTTATGCCGAGATCGACAACCTGGATGCGGCAGTGCAAGAACTGGCGGCTTGTGAACTGATAGAAACGGATCCCGAGCTGGATCTGGAAACCTTGTTTGCCGTCCATACAGTACCCGAGCTGCGCCGCTTGTTCAGTGATCTGCCAGCCACCGGGCGCAAGTCGGACTATCTGGAATGGATTGGGCAGGCTCATGGCGAACAGGCTCGGCCTTTTACGCAGTGGTGTGCCGATCCACTCCTGCAAGCCCCCACACTGCGTCTTTCACCGCAGGTCATGCATTGGGCGCAGCGTTTGCAATTGCTGTTTTTTGGCAATCATTACCAGGACTGGTCCGAGTTCGTACTGAGCGATCTGGGCTTGTATCGCTACGAAACCGTGGTTCTGGATCAGGCCAGCCGGGCGTTTCGCCACAATGAGGACGTGCGCCTGTATGAAACCTTGTCCGAACTACGTGACGCACAGGACGAAGCTGATCCAGAGCTGTGGGCCCAGCGCTTTGCCGCCGTTCAGGCGGTTGAGACGGACAGCGACTGGCTGCAACGACGCAAGGCAAAGACCCTGTTTCAACTAGGCCAGCAAGCCGAACGCCAACACTGGTGGCCCTTGGCCGAGCAAGCTTACTTGCAGACAAGCTGGCCCGGAGCCCGTTACCGTCAATTGCGTGTGCTGGAGCGTCAGGACAAGCATCAAGGAGCCTGGCCCCTGTTCTGTCAGGCCTGGGACCAGCCCGAAAATGAAAGCGAAACCCAGAAGTTGCTGCGTATGCTGCCCCGCATGCGTCGCAAGCTGGCGGTAGAGGCACCGCCCAGTTCGCCGTCCAATAAACCGGCAAGCCGCACACAACGTAGTGATCTGGTTTTGTTTGATGATGGCAATCGGGTCGAGTCGCAGGTATTGGCTCATTGGGACAGCCCCTTGGCTCCGGTGTTTTACGTAGAAAACGCCTTGTTCCCGGCCTTATTGGGCTTGTTGAGCTGGGATGCTATTTTCGCTCCCTTGCCCGGCGCATTTTTCCACCCTTATCAAGCCTGTCCGGCTGACTGGGGGAACCCGGACTTTGTCTCACGCAGGCAGAGCTTGTTTGATCAGTCTTTAAGCGTGCTGGACGGCGCAGACTATAAAACCGTGATCTGGCAGCGCTGGCAGGAAAAGCGTGGCATACAGTGCCCCTTGCTGATCTGGCCTGCCTTGGATGAATCCTTGATCGAGCAGGCCTTGCATTGCATCCCCGCCCAGCACTTACAACTGGTGTTCAAGCGTATCTTGCAGGATTGGCGGGACAACCGTTCGGGATTGCCGGATTTGGTGCGCTTCATGCCTGCCCAGCAAAGCTATGAATTGATTGAAGTAAAAGGCCCCGGAGACCGCTTGCAGGACAATCAGCGGCGTTGGTTAAGTTATTTCGAGCAGCACGCCATCCCTGCGCGTGTCTGCTATGTAACCCGGCCTGAATCCCCATGAAAGCCTGGACGGTAGGCGTACGCGCTTTATGTGAATTTACCGCCCGCAGCGGGGATCTGGACCTGCGTTTTACGCCTGCGGCTACGGCGCAGGAAGGTATCCTGGGCCACCAGCAGTTAAAGCTGCGTCGCCCCGAACACTATGAAGCCGAAGTACCACTGTCGCATGAGATGGAAGGGCTATTGGTGCGTGGCCGGGCCGATGGATTTGATCCCGTCGGCAATTGCCTGGAAGAGCTGAAAACCTATCGGGGTGCTTTTGATGCCATCCCCGAGCACCATAGACGCCTGCATCAGGCGCAAGCCAAAGTCTACGCTGCCATCTTGTGCCAGGAGCGCGATTTGCCGGGGATGACAGTCAGCGTGGTGTATTACCACGTGGACAAGCACAAAGAGACCAGCATCTCCGAGTATCTGGAGCGCGCGGATCTATGGGCCTTTTTTGAGCAGCAATGCCGCGCTTATGTAGCGTGGGGGCGGCAGGAGCAAAAGCACAGGCTGGCACGCGATCAGGCTTGTACAGCCCTGCAGTTTCCCTATGAGCAGTTTCGTGCGGGTCAGCGGCAACTGGCCGTAGCCGCGTTCCGGGCACAGCGTGATGCACAGTGTCTGTTAGCCCAGGCGCCCACGGGTATAGGCAAAACCTTGGCAGTCGTATTCCCCGGCCTGAAAGCCATGCCCGAGGCTGGTCTGGACAAGCTGTTTTATCTGACGGCTAAAAACTCGGGTCGGCAAATGGCGCTGGACGCCTTGCAGCGCTTAAGCCCGGAAGGTGAGGGCGCGTGGCGGGTGCTGGAAATGGTGGCGCGCGACAAGCAGTGCCCCAATCCGGATAAAGCCTGCCATGGTCAATCCTGTCCGCTGGCCGAAGGTTTTTACGATCGTCTTCCCGCTGCCCGTCAGCAGGCTCTGGAGCAGCCCATGCTGACTAGCCAGCGCTTGCAACAAGTGGCCAGCGAACACCAGGTCTGCCCCTATTACTTGAGCCAGGAAATGCTGCGCTGGGCAGACGCCATTGTGGGCGATTACAACTACTTTTTCGACACGCATGCGGTGCTGTATAGCCAGACCCTGGTCCAGCAATGGCGCAGCGCTGTTCTGGTGGACGAGGCTCACAATCTGGTAGAACGCGCCCGTTCCATGTATTCCGCTTCCTTCTCGCAAGTGCAGCTACGCATGGCGCGTAAAGCCGCGCCTTCAGCTTTGAAGCGTCATTTCGCTCCCTTGACTCGCTTGATGGATGACTTGATACCCGAAGAAGGTGGCGATCAATGGGGGCTGGAAAAAATCCCGGAGGACTTGCTGGAGCAGTGCGAATACCTGGCCGCGCGTTTAGGGGCTTATGTGGCTGAGAACCCCATGCCGCAAGACAGTCCCTTGCTGCAGTTTTATTTTGAGTTGCTGTACTTTGTGGACCTAGCCGGACAGTTCGGCTCGCATTCCTTGTTTGATATTTTGGCGCAGCGTGATGGCGTACTGCTGAACTTGCGCAATATCGTGCCTGCTCCATTTCTGGCCGAACGCTATGGCGATGCGCACGGTGTGGTGCTGTTCTCCGGCACCATGAACCCCTCACAGTTTTATCGTGATGTCTTGGGTTTGCCGCCAGGCACGGCTGAGTTGAATGTGGCATCTCCTTATCGGGCCGAGCAGTTGCGGGTACGCCAATATGCCGGTTTGTCCACGCGCTATGCCGACCGGGCCCAGAGCCTGAGCGGGGTCTGCGATATTGTCGGGCAGGCCTATCAGGAGCAGCCGGGCAACTATCTCTTGTTCTTGAGCAGCTTTGATTATCTTGAGCAGGTCAGCCAGGCTTTGCAGGAGCGCTGGCCGGATATGCCGCTTTGGCATCAGCAACCGGGCATGAGCGATCTGCAAAGAACGCAGTTTCTGGACCGCTTTACGCTGGACGGGAAGGGAGTGGGTTTGGCAGTACTGGGTGGGGCGTTTTCAGAAGGGGTGGATTTACCCGGTAAACGCTTGATCGGTGCTTTTATTGCCACCTTGGGTTTGCCGCAATTCAACCCGGCCAATGAGTCTGTGCGGCAAGTCATGGCCCGGCTCTTTGGGGAGCGGCGGGCCTATGACTATACCTATCTGTATCCGGGGCTACGCAAGATTACACAGGCCGCGGGTCGTGTGATTCGCGATGAACAGGATCAAGGTTTTGTGTATCTGCTGGACGAGCGCTATGGGCAGCGGCGGGTGCAGCAGCTGCTGCCGGACTGGTGGCAAATTGAGCAGGTGCGGACTGACGCTCGTTCTGAGCAATTACCTCGGTAATGATTTGCGCGGTGGCGGCTGACAGTGTCCAGCCCAGATGACCGTGGCCGGTGTTGTAGTAGACGCCAGGGCGGCTGCCTGCTTTTACGCGCGGCATCATGTCCGGCATCATGGGACGCAAACCTGCCCACGGTACGACACGGTCAGTAGCCGCATCGTGGAAGTTGCGACGGGTCCAGTTGGTCAGCGGGGCGATACGGTCGGCGCGAATGTCCTTGTTGGCGCCGTTGTATTCTGCTGTGCCGGCCACACGCAGGCGGTCTTTGCCCAGGCGGCTGGTCACAATCTTGGCTTCTTCATCCAGCAGGCTGACCCAGGGGGCGGCATGTTGGGCTTCGGGCGTATCCAGATACACCGAGATCGAATAGCCTTTGACGGGGTAGATATTGATGTAGTCACCCAGCATATGAGCCAAGTGACGGCTGCCCACGCCAGCGCACACCACCAAGGAATCGACAGACAGCGTATGAGTGTGGGCCTCAGCGCCTTCACCGGTACGCAGCTGGATACGGTGTGGAGGGCCGCAATCAATACCCAGAACTTCCGTATCTTGCAGGAACTTCACGCCGCGTTTGGCGCATGCATCGGCCAGACCGCGTGTGTATTTGTGAATATCGCCCGTGGCGTCCGAAGGTGTAAAGAAACCGCCGTAGTAAGTGCCTTGCAAGGCAGGTTCGATCTGGTGGATTTCTTCGTTGGTAACGGTACGGCGCTCCAGACCACCTTTTTGCAGCAGCTGGCTGACTTTCTTGCCAGACTCAAAGCCGCCGGGGGTGTGGTAGATGTGCAGAATGCCGCGCTGCTCCAGGTCGAAATCAATGTTTTCGTCCTTGGCCCATTGGTACAGATTCTCGCGGGCGGTAATGGCCAGCTTGACGGTGTCTATGGTGTTGCGCTCGTAACCGGAAATCGCGCCCACAAATTGCGCCATCCAGCTGTATTTGTGCCAGCTTGGCTTGGGGTTGAACAGCAGTGGGGCGTCCTTGCGCATCATCCACTTCAAGCCCTTCAAAATGGTGCTGCGGCTGTTCCAGACTTCGGCATTGCACGCGGACAACTGCCCGCCGTTGGCGAAGGAGGTTTCCATCGCGGGGTAGCGCAGGCGGTCGATAACGGTAACTTGATAGCCTTTCAGGCTGAGGGCGTAGGCGGTGGTGATTCCGGAAATACCGGCGCCAATGACGGCAATATGCGACATAACAGGCTCCTGACAGGTGAATTACCACCGAATAGTGGCAATACCCCATCTGTCCTGTGACCTGAGAGTTTATCCAACCGATGTTTCAGGCTGGGCTCCTTCGGTGGGCGTCATGCGCCGCTCTCCAGAGTGTCGGGCTGGTACGATCCTTTTGCCTGAGAGATTCCGGGGTGGTTGCTCCGTCGGCGCCTGACTGAACAGGTCTCTTTCATACCGCCTGTAGTGACGCGACTACATTAGCTGTGCTTACAAAAGTATGCAATCAGGGTAAACCGGGAGCTGCTGGGGGCAACTCCCGGTTTGAGGCTGTGGATCAGGAGGGGTAAATCCACAGCTTGGAGGGTGGCAATTGCAGGTGATGCACGCCACTGGGCAGGGGCTCGGGGCCGAAAGCACGCAAGGTGCCGGCAGACGGGTCTGCCATGCGGAATACGTGTTCCCACTTGTCGCCCAGGTACATGCTGGTGGACAGCTGCAACTGCAGCGTATCGGGGCCGGGCTGCGCATTCAGTTGCACTTGCTCGACTCGAATCACGGCGGTGGCTTGCTGCCCGGCGTTCAGGGGAGCGGCGGCATGGCCCCACAAGTCCCAGCCGGGCCCGCTCAGGCGAATTTGCTGATCACGCTGTTCCGTCACCTTGCCTTGCAGACGGTTGTTTGAACCCATGAACTCTGCGGTGTACAGGGTCTTGGGATTGCTGTAGACCTCTTGCGGAGTGCCTTGCTGCTCGATTTCGCCACCGTTCAGCAACAGGATCCGGTCTGAAATCGCCATGGCTTCCGCCTGGTCATGGGTCACCATCAAAGCGGACAGGCCCATCTCCACAATCAGCTCGCGCAGGAACACGCGGGCTTCTTCACGCAGCTTGGCATCCAGGTTGGAGAGCGGCTCGTCCAGCAAAATCACAGGCGGGTTATAGACCAGGGCACGTGCAATGGCGACACGTTGCTGTTGCCCGCCAGAAAGCTGGCTGGGGTAGCGCTCGCCCAGACCCTTCAAGCCCAGTTGGTTCAGAATGGCATCCACTTTCTGGCGGCTTTCCGCTTTGGGTGTTTTGCGCAGCGTCAGTGGGTAAGCCACGTTGTCCTGCACCGTCATGTGCGGCCACAAGGCGTAGGACTGGAACACCAGACCCAGATTGCGGGCTTCGGCGGGCAGGTCGATACGCTTTTGCGAGTCGTACAGCACGTCATCATTGATGGCGATACGGCCCTGGGACGGCTGCTCCAGCCCGGCAACAGCGCGCAGCAAGGTGGTTTTACCACTGCCCGAGGCACCCAGCAGGGACACCACTTCGCCTTTGTTCAGGCTCATGGAGACGCCTTTCAGGACGGGGTTGCGGTCGTAGGCCAGGTGGATATTTTCTACAGTCAGCTCGGTCATCGTAGTTTCACTCCGAAGCGCAATGCGATGGTCAGGCCAATGACCACCAACACGATATTGATAAAGGACAGGGCAGCCACAATGTCGATCGCACCCGTGGCCCACAGGGACACCAGCATGGAACCAATGGTTTCCGTACCGGGTGTCAGCAAGTACACGCCGGTGGAGTATTCCCGCTCGAAAATCAGGAACATCAGCAACCAGGAGCCAATCAGGCCGAATTTCGCCAAGGGCAGGGTGATCTGGCGTGTGACCTGACCGGGACGGGCACCCGTACTGCGGGCCGCTTCCTCCAGTTCAGGACCTACTTGCAGCAAGGTGGAAGAGATCAGGCGCAAGCCATACGCCATCCAGACCACGCTGTAGGCCAGCCACACACTGAAGATGGTGCTACGCAGGGCACGCATGGGACCGACGACCGAACCTCGCAGCCATTCCGCCATGGGCAGTACTGACAGCCAGCCGTTTTCCAGGGACTGGTCCAGCCACATGGGCACGAACAGGAACATCCACAAGAACGCCAGACCAGCCAGCAGACCGGGCACCGCGCGCGGAACCAGCACGCTGTAGTCCAGGAAGCGGGTGATGCCGTCTGGCTTGCGGTGCATGGCCAGACCGATAAAGGTGTAGCAGATCACCGCCAGGGCACCACCAAATACACCAATTGCGATCGAGTTCAAAATGGCGCGCAGCAGGTTGGCTTGGCCAAAGACTTGTCGGAACGCATCCAGAGACAGCACGTCCATCAGCGACACGCCAATGCCCCAGTTGGACACAAACGCACGCAGCACCACGCCAACAACCGGCACGATCACGGTAAAGAACAGCCACAGCGCAACCAGTGTGGCAGCCGCCCAGCGCCAGCGGCCCAGTGGCAGCGAGCGAGCTTGGGAAGCCTTGCCCTTGACGGTCACAAAGCGGTTGGCGGTACGCATCAGACGGCGTTGCAGCATCACCAGAGGAATGGTCATGGCGATCAGAATCACGGCAACCGCAGCCATCAGGTGATAGGAGGGGATGCCCAGCTTGTTGGTCAGTTTGTACAGGTAGGTGGCCAGGACCAGATGGCCTTCGGGGTCACCCAGCACCAGCACCAGACCAAACACTTCCAGACCCAGGAAAAACAGCAGCACGCAGGCATACAGAATGGCCGGGCGAACCATGGGCAGGCTGACCGAGCGCATTACTTGCCAGGGGCTGGCACCGGCGCTACGGGCGGCTTCTTCCACATCCGAACCCATGCTGCGCAGAGCGGAGGAAATGTACAGGTAAGCGTGTGGAACGTGTGTCAGACCGGCAATGATGACAATGCTGGTGAAGGAATAAATGTTCCAGGGCACAAAACCGATCAGGTCCAGCGTCCAGGTGGAGAAGAACCCGACAGGCCCGGCGGCAACAATGTAGCCAAAGCCCAGCACCATGGGGGAGACAAAAATGGGGACCAGAATCAGCGGTTCAATCCAGGTACGGCCAGGCAAATCGGTACGCACCATCAGGAAGGCAAGAATGCCACCCAGGGGAATCGAGATACCGGCCAGTCCAAAGGCCATGATGAAACCGCTACCCAGGGCTTTGTAAAAGTCCGGGTCGTCGAAAATAAAACGGAAGGCATCCAGCCCCAGAGACTTGTCAGCCGCGAAAAAAGGGGCGGATAGCAGGCTTTGGATGATGATCAGGCTAAGCGGCACATAAATGGCCAGTGCCGTTATCAGAACAACGACATGGCGCGGCCAGGCCTGCCACCGAAGGCGTAAGGCTTGCATGATAAGGATTCCAGGCGGAAAAGAGGCGGGGTGGTGGCAGGGGCCACCACCCGATTCAAAGACGAGGCGTCTTACTTATTGGCGGCAGCGCGCCATTGCTTGATGAAGTCCAGACGTTCCTTTTGTTTCAGGAAGTCCAGCAGGGACGAATCTACTGGGATGGGGGTCAGTTCCACACCGGCCAGTTTCTTGGTCAGACCGTCCACGTCGTTATCGCCTTCCACGTCAGAGCGGATCGAGGCCAGTTCGGACTTGTTGGCCAGAATGTCCTGACCGTCTTTGGACAGCATGTAGTCCAGGAAGACACGGGCAGCGTTGGGGTTTTGTGCCTTGTTGCTGATGAACGCTACACGCGACAGGACCAGGGTGTAGTCAGAGGGGTACACAATCCCGATGGCCTTGTCCTTGGCAGCGCGGGTTTCTGCATACGAACCCAGCAGGTTGTAGCCGATCAGGTTTTCACCCGAGCTGACGCGCTCCATCATGGTGCCGGTGGACGATTGCAGAACCAGATTGGCCGAGCCTACGCCCTTGATGAAATCCCAGTAGCTGTCGCCTTTCTTGCTGTCCTGAGCGGCCAGCATGTAGCCCACAGCGGATTTCTCGATGTCGTAGGTGGTGACCTTGTTGCGGAAACGATCCTTGTCGCTTTCGACCAGCTTGGCCAGTTCAGCGTGAGTCTTGGGCACTTCCTCGGGTTTGATCAGACGGTTGTTGTAGATGAACACCGTAGGCTCGTAGGTGGTGCCGAACGCCTTGTTTTCCCAAACAGCCCAGCTGGGCAGGGAGGGGATTTCCGGGGAGGCGTAGCTGGCGGCGTAGTCCGTAGCCAGGCGCATGGCCGAATCCATGGACGAACTCCAGACCACGTCACCACTATTGCTGCCCGAAGCCTGTTCGCTGATGTAGCGGTTGTACAGCTCGGTGCTGTTCATGTCGTGGTATTCGACTTTGATCTTGGGGTTGGCCGCTTCAAAGGCGGAAATCAGCGGAGCGGCTGCCTTGGTATCGGTCGTGGAGTAGACGATGACCTTGCCTTCTTTTTCGGCGGCTTGCGCTTGATCGCCTTGAGCCCAGGCCGCTTGACCGGCAAGCATGCTGGCACTGAGTGACAGGGCTAGCAGGCTAAGGCGGCTAGGGATGGTGAATGCTGACATTCGAGTCTCCTTGGTTTCAGAGCCCCGTCATGATGCGGGGCTTTTTTGGGATCAATGTCATTCCATTGTGTTGACTCTAGCTGTCAGCATCCTGTCACTGCTGATAGGGAACATCCCCTAGTCCGGTGGGCGTGTCCGTGACCAGACGCCGCCAGTTTTGCAGAAAACGCTGGCGTCGGGTGGGGTCCAGACCGACCAGCAGGGAAGGGTTCAGGATAAGGGGTTGAACGATTCCAATTGCTTGATTTGACACGGGTTTTGTGAACCAGCTGCCGGTTTCGATGGCATTGAGCGGGCCCAATCCGGCCGGGCCGGCAATGGTTTGCTGACCGCGGGGCGAGAGCAAATAATCGATAAACGTGGCAGCCAAATCGGGTCGACGAGCCTGTTTGTGAATCAAGGCGCTGCGGGTAAACACCGAGACGTAATCACTGGGAACGACGATGGCAATGTCTGAACCGGCTTTCTGACGGGCCAGGGCATAAGAGCCCAGCACGTTGTAGGCCACATCCAGAGTGCCGTTGTCCAGATCGTCCAGAATGGCGGCGGTATTGGCATACAAACGGGTGCCGACCCGGCCCAGGGCATTGGCCATCCCCCAGAAAGTGGAGGAGGTGCGTTCGTCATAGAGCGCAAACAGATAGCCCACGCCACTGATCTGGATGTCGTAGGTGCCGACACGGCCCATCAAACTGCCGCTATTGCGCTCCAGGAGCCGGAGCAGGGCCTCGCGAGAGGCGGGCAAATCGGGCGGCAAACGGGAAGGGGCATAGGCAATGACAGCCGGTTCCAGCGTGAAGCCGAACACCTCATTGCGCCAGCGCGCCCAGTTGGGCATGGCATTGGTCAGGCTGGACGAGTAGGGACGGGCGTAGCCATCGTTGGCCAGCTTTACCTGCAAGTCCGAGGCCGAGCTGATCAGCAAATCCGTGTCGGGCAGACTGCCTTGAGTGGTGTGCCGATACAGGGCGGTGGAATCCATCTCGTGGTAGCGAATGCTCACCTGAGGCTGGATTTTCTGGAAGTCGTGCACCAGTACTTCAAACAGTTCCGTATCGGTAGGGCCAGCGATCACCAGCAAAGGCTGATCATCCGGATTTTGCTTGGGAGAAATCGCTGGGTATTCATGGCTGCGTATGCCCATATCGGGGCGCGCGGTCTTGTCCTGAGCATGAACAGTGTCGGGATGTACGAGCAGGCCTGTCAACGCCAA encodes:
- a CDS encoding ABC transporter ATP-binding protein, which produces MTELTVENIHLAYDRNPVLKGVSMSLNKGEVVSLLGASGSGKTTLLRAVAGLEQPSQGRIAINDDVLYDSQKRIDLPAEARNLGLVFQSYALWPHMTVQDNVAYPLTLRKTPKAESRQKVDAILNQLGLKGLGERYPSQLSGGQQQRVAIARALVYNPPVILLDEPLSNLDAKLREEARVFLRELIVEMGLSALMVTHDQAEAMAISDRILLLNGGEIEQQGTPQEVYSNPKTLYTAEFMGSNNRLQGKVTEQRDQQIRLSGPGWDLWGHAAAPLNAGQQATAVIRVEQVQLNAQPGPDTLQLQLSTSMYLGDKWEHVFRMADPSAGTLRAFGPEPLPSGVHHLQLPPSKLWIYPS
- a CDS encoding ABC transporter permease — encoded protein: MQALRLRWQAWPRHVVVLITALAIYVPLSLIIIQSLLSAPFFAADKSLGLDAFRFIFDDPDFYKALGSGFIMAFGLAGISIPLGGILAFLMVRTDLPGRTWIEPLILVPIFVSPMVLGFGYIVAAGPVGFFSTWTLDLIGFVPWNIYSFTSIVIIAGLTHVPHAYLYISSALRSMGSDVEEAARSAGASPWQVMRSVSLPMVRPAILYACVLLFFLGLEVFGLVLVLGDPEGHLVLATYLYKLTNKLGIPSYHLMAAVAVILIAMTIPLVMLQRRLMRTANRFVTVKGKASQARSLPLGRWRWAAATLVALWLFFTVIVPVVGVVLRAFVSNWGIGVSLMDVLSLDAFRQVFGQANLLRAILNSIAIGVFGGALAVICYTFIGLAMHRKPDGITRFLDYSVLVPRAVPGLLAGLAFLWMFLFVPMWLDQSLENGWLSVLPMAEWLRGSVVGPMRALRSTIFSVWLAYSVVWMAYGLRLISSTLLQVGPELEEAARSTGARPGQVTRQITLPLAKFGLIGSWLLMFLIFEREYSTGVYLLTPGTETIGSMLVSLWATGAIDIVAALSFINIVLVVIGLTIALRFGVKLR
- a CDS encoding ABC transporter substrate-binding protein; its protein translation is MSAFTIPSRLSLLALSLSASMLAGQAAWAQGDQAQAAEKEGKVIVYSTTDTKAAAPLISAFEAANPKIKVEYHDMNSTELYNRYISEQASGSNSGDVVWSSSMDSAMRLATDYAASYASPEIPSLPSWAVWENKAFGTTYEPTVFIYNNRLIKPEEVPKTHAELAKLVESDKDRFRNKVTTYDIEKSAVGYMLAAQDSKKGDSYWDFIKGVGSANLVLQSSTGTMMERVSSGENLIGYNLLGSYAETRAAKDKAIGIVYPSDYTLVLSRVAFISNKAQNPNAARVFLDYMLSKDGQDILANKSELASIRSDVEGDNDVDGLTKKLAGVELTPIPVDSSLLDFLKQKERLDFIKQWRAAANK